A DNA window from Porphyromonas gingivalis ATCC 33277 contains the following coding sequences:
- a CDS encoding outer membrane beta-barrel protein, whose amino-acid sequence MKRIFTVALVLLASVTMSIGQSRPALRVDANFVGSNQSMKRGGYVWDTKMNVGLRVGAAAEFMIGSRGFYLAPGLNYTMKGSKTEWDIPEMVPGTYITMVSTRLHYLQLPINAGMRFDLMNDMAVSIEAGPFLAYGIYGTYRQKLEGWKPNNYSTEFFGPTLGGPTNIRWDIGANIIAAFHYKRYYIQIGCEHGFVDIVSGGGSDIPRLNDNRQSSSKTALREKGNNEYAYNRDFFVGIGYRF is encoded by the coding sequence ATGAAAAGGATTTTTACTGTAGCCCTTGTGCTACTTGCTTCGGTCACTATGTCCATCGGACAAAGCCGCCCGGCACTTCGCGTAGATGCCAACTTCGTAGGCAGCAATCAGAGCATGAAAAGAGGCGGATATGTGTGGGACACCAAAATGAATGTCGGCCTGCGGGTCGGTGCCGCTGCCGAATTCATGATCGGATCAAGAGGATTCTACTTGGCTCCGGGTCTGAACTATACGATGAAGGGCTCCAAAACCGAATGGGATATACCCGAAATGGTTCCTGGTACCTATATTACGATGGTTTCCACTCGCTTGCACTATCTGCAACTGCCGATCAATGCCGGCATGCGGTTCGACCTGATGAATGACATGGCGGTTTCGATCGAAGCGGGTCCTTTCCTTGCATACGGTATATATGGTACATATCGGCAGAAGTTGGAAGGATGGAAGCCGAACAACTACAGCACAGAGTTTTTTGGCCCAACGCTTGGTGGCCCAACAAATATCCGCTGGGACATCGGGGCAAACATAATAGCCGCATTCCACTATAAGCGTTATTATATACAGATAGGCTGTGAACATGGATTTGTGGATATTGTATCGGGTGGAGGTTCTGATATTCCCCGACTGAATGACAATAGGCAATCCTCTTCGAAGACCGCTCTAAGAGAAAAGGGAAATAACGAATACGCTTATAATCGTGACTTCTTCGTGGGCATAGGTTACCGCTTTTAG
- a CDS encoding TlpA family protein disulfide reductase: MMKPSLFLTLVAVFFMATIKGLAKPQIDKEVDPITKLTLRNPQNGGSGVLWTNIPCSADSDLAGLVTPIFFENGEVTISIPLKRSVCIQFAGNQLFPKSKIILCPGDHLILTADNSSGKWSFGATGDNASGNLYLLDSTLFAGYRWLNEYLTILRTGKGKAELIDQVDSMLDMELESFLSMEKQGDISDAFLSAVKAEMQQMVLYAAGLAVRNIEEANRLRQKAKELYFYYLERYSPLAEMYKGSEMSLRNAGTATLRGHKNLAGGKRIDIGLWDGSKEFFHEYCYLPDDVQIRLFISKIQLLHFVVGAITTPQYVEKVALLGKVVGSSRYLELLRSFIDLNDPSGKNYSRGLFFYDHKFDKLEEVGKEVGENLPEVIKRFFPDKWVLVDVWATWCSPCKKEFGYNKQLHAFLEEKGIAMLYCSVDEPENSDNWRNNLSAFDLTGYHYYITSKAEKELLKIPDFRMLIPRYLLFDNKGKLVHANLPRPSSEKALYEEIEKLMQGN; this comes from the coding sequence ATGATGAAGCCATCTCTTTTTTTGACACTTGTTGCTGTGTTTTTTATGGCGACAATAAAAGGATTAGCAAAACCACAAATAGACAAAGAGGTCGATCCCATAACGAAGCTGACTTTACGAAATCCCCAGAATGGAGGCAGCGGGGTTTTATGGACAAATATCCCATGCTCTGCTGATTCCGATCTGGCCGGACTGGTAACACCCATTTTTTTCGAGAATGGAGAAGTAACGATCAGTATCCCTCTCAAGCGGAGTGTCTGCATTCAATTTGCCGGTAATCAACTCTTCCCCAAAAGCAAGATTATTCTCTGTCCCGGCGATCATCTCATCCTGACTGCAGATAACAGTTCCGGCAAATGGTCTTTTGGCGCCACCGGAGACAATGCCTCAGGAAATCTCTATTTATTGGATAGCACTCTTTTTGCCGGATACAGATGGCTCAATGAATATCTTACAATTTTAAGGACAGGTAAAGGCAAGGCCGAACTCATAGATCAGGTTGACTCCATGCTTGATATGGAGTTGGAATCTTTTCTCTCTATGGAAAAGCAAGGGGATATTAGCGATGCTTTTTTGAGTGCAGTAAAAGCTGAAATGCAACAAATGGTTTTGTATGCAGCAGGTTTGGCAGTTCGTAATATAGAAGAAGCAAATAGGCTAAGGCAGAAAGCAAAAGAATTATATTTCTATTATCTCGAACGCTATAGTCCGTTGGCGGAAATGTATAAAGGAAGCGAAATGAGTTTGCGCAATGCAGGAACTGCGACTTTGAGAGGGCACAAAAATCTGGCCGGAGGAAAAAGGATTGACATCGGACTATGGGATGGTAGCAAAGAATTTTTCCATGAGTATTGCTATTTGCCCGATGACGTCCAAATAAGACTTTTTATAAGCAAAATTCAACTTCTTCACTTTGTCGTAGGGGCTATAACGACTCCACAATATGTTGAAAAGGTTGCGTTATTGGGAAAAGTTGTTGGCAGTTCCCGGTACTTGGAGCTGCTCCGTTCTTTTATCGACTTAAACGACCCAAGTGGGAAAAATTATTCTCGTGGATTATTTTTCTATGACCATAAATTTGACAAACTGGAAGAGGTGGGAAAAGAGGTGGGAGAAAACTTGCCGGAAGTCATCAAGAGGTTTTTCCCCGACAAATGGGTCTTAGTGGATGTTTGGGCCACGTGGTGCTCACCATGTAAAAAAGAATTTGGGTATAACAAACAACTACATGCCTTCTTGGAAGAAAAAGGAATTGCCATGCTCTATTGCTCCGTTGATGAACCGGAAAACTCTGACAACTGGAGAAACAATCTTTCCGCATTTGATTTGACCGGATACCACTATTACATTACATCAAAGGCTGAAAAAGAATTGCTGAAAATACCTGATTTCCGAATGTTAATTCCTCGTTATCTTCTATTTGACAATAAGGGGAAACTTGTTCACGCCAATCTGCCCCGCCCTTCTTCAGAGAAAGCACTTTACGAAGAGATAGAGAAGTTGATGCAAGGAAATTAA
- a CDS encoding DUF1661 domain-containing protein — protein MWRAIFYVLVREVKNLRAKTKKFSRVFSRKHEPQSGRFRRDFSFSHLR, from the coding sequence ATGTGGCGTGCAATTTTTTACGTTTTGGTTCGGGAGGTAAAAAATTTACGCGCCAAAACGAAAAAATTCTCGCGCGTGTTTTCCCGAAAACACGAACCGCAATCGGGCCGATTCCGGCGCGATTTTTCATTTAGTCATTTGAGGTAG
- a CDS encoding Nif3-like dinuclear metal center hexameric protein, with the protein MIIQDIIEAIEAVCPRAYQESYDNSGVQVGDTKREATGALLCVDVTEAVLEEAIRLGCNLVIAHHPILFKPLKRLTGSSYVERCVELAVRHGLVLYAAHTNADNAPQGLNALLAERFGLLNTRPLEPLQGKLLELVTFVPTEYADALRQALWQAGAGRLGHYDCCSFSHAGTGTFRAAEGANPFVGAIGELHHEAEERISLVLPAYRQGAVLQALHAAHPYELPAVSLIPLANDHPSAGGGIVGDLPSPMSEREMLLHIKEVFGLKVLSHSARRERPLRRMAICGGSGAFMWRRAAQEGADLFLTGEAKYNDFFDAGEHLLLVTIGHYESEEVANELFMRIISQKFPTFATHKSSVATNPVNYL; encoded by the coding sequence ATGATCATTCAGGATATTATAGAAGCTATCGAGGCAGTCTGCCCGAGGGCTTATCAAGAGAGCTATGACAATAGTGGCGTGCAGGTGGGCGACACCAAGCGGGAGGCAACGGGTGCCCTCCTCTGTGTGGATGTTACCGAAGCGGTATTGGAGGAGGCCATTCGGCTGGGATGCAATCTCGTCATTGCCCACCATCCGATTCTCTTCAAACCGCTCAAGCGATTGACCGGCAGCTCCTATGTGGAGCGATGCGTGGAGCTGGCCGTACGGCACGGACTGGTGCTATATGCGGCTCATACCAATGCGGACAACGCTCCGCAGGGACTGAATGCGCTGCTCGCCGAACGCTTCGGCTTGCTGAATACGCGACCGCTGGAGCCGCTGCAAGGCAAGCTCTTGGAGCTGGTCACCTTCGTCCCCACGGAGTATGCCGATGCCCTGAGGCAGGCTTTGTGGCAGGCCGGTGCAGGCCGCTTGGGGCATTACGATTGCTGTTCGTTCAGCCATGCCGGCACCGGAACTTTCAGAGCTGCCGAGGGTGCCAATCCCTTTGTAGGAGCGATAGGCGAATTGCACCATGAGGCGGAGGAGCGGATCAGCCTCGTACTGCCGGCGTACAGGCAGGGTGCTGTGCTGCAGGCTTTGCACGCGGCTCATCCGTACGAGCTGCCGGCTGTCAGCCTGATCCCGCTGGCCAACGATCATCCCTCGGCCGGAGGCGGAATAGTGGGGGATCTGCCTTCGCCCATGAGCGAGCGGGAGATGCTGCTGCACATCAAGGAGGTATTCGGTCTGAAGGTCCTGTCCCATTCGGCTCGGAGGGAACGGCCGTTGAGGCGGATGGCTATATGCGGCGGTAGCGGTGCTTTCATGTGGCGGCGTGCAGCACAGGAGGGTGCAGACCTCTTCCTGACAGGGGAGGCGAAGTACAACGACTTCTTCGATGCAGGGGAGCATCTGCTGCTGGTTACGATCGGTCATTACGAGAGCGAAGAGGTGGCTAATGAGCTATTTATGCGCATAATATCGCAGAAATTCCCTACCTTTGCCACCCACAAATCATCGGTTGCAACCAATCCGGTAAACTATTTGTAG
- a CDS encoding zinc ribbon domain-containing protein, with amino-acid sequence MAKEKIIVENEQSVEEKLAALSKLQNTLSEIDKIKTLRGELPLEVQDLEDEIAGMQTRLENFTAGSKQLNQAVTTEKEKISTAKTLLEKYKKQLDEVRNNREFDNLSKEIEFQELEIQLSEKKIKEYNAEIQQRKTDIAALKEVLEEHSEVLAEKRGELDTIIAETKQEEEKLREKAKKLEAKIEPRLLTAFKRIRKAAHNGLAVVPVERDACGGCFNKIPPQKQLDVKLRKKIIVCEYCGRIMVDPEMGA; translated from the coding sequence ATGGCTAAAGAAAAGATCATCGTTGAGAACGAACAGAGCGTAGAGGAAAAATTGGCAGCACTGAGCAAGCTGCAAAATACCCTCTCTGAAATAGATAAGATCAAGACTCTCCGTGGCGAACTGCCGCTGGAAGTACAGGATCTGGAAGACGAAATCGCCGGAATGCAGACTCGTTTGGAGAACTTCACAGCCGGATCCAAGCAGCTCAATCAGGCTGTAACCACCGAAAAGGAAAAGATCAGTACAGCCAAGACGCTGCTGGAGAAATATAAAAAACAGCTCGACGAGGTGCGCAACAATCGTGAGTTCGACAATCTCTCCAAAGAGATCGAATTTCAGGAGCTGGAAATCCAACTGTCTGAAAAGAAGATCAAGGAATACAACGCCGAAATTCAACAGCGCAAGACCGATATAGCTGCTCTGAAAGAGGTGCTGGAAGAGCATAGCGAGGTGTTGGCCGAAAAACGCGGCGAACTGGATACCATCATTGCCGAGACTAAGCAAGAGGAAGAGAAACTGCGCGAAAAGGCGAAGAAGCTCGAAGCCAAGATCGAACCGCGCCTGCTGACGGCTTTCAAGCGCATCAGAAAGGCTGCGCACAACGGCTTGGCCGTGGTGCCCGTAGAGCGTGATGCCTGCGGCGGTTGCTTCAACAAGATTCCTCCTCAGAAGCAGCTGGACGTCAAGCTTCGGAAAAAAATCATCGTCTGCGAATACTGCGGACGAATCATGGTCGATCCCGAAATGGGAGCATAA
- the tilS gene encoding tRNA lysidine(34) synthetase TilS has translation MKISLTNRVRTTIRERKLFREGNRLVLVALSGGADSVALLCVLRELGYETVAAHCNFHLRGVESDEDAAFVEGLCRDLDVPLHRIDFDTVRYARERSISIEMAARELRYEWFGLLRKELAIEYVAVAHHADDNAETMVLNLCRGTGISGLCGMPYKRNDGIVRPLLDATRDEIEAYLLDQKITYRTDSSNEDTRFRRNLVRHRIMPLLKELNPSLQEALLRTRENLEGVAAFFSKATEDFHNTLRATASISIREVKETPAPFTLLYDLLHPYGFNRDQIREVVTSLDNPPGASFFSSSHRLLRERDRLTVLPLSPKMEVPELFGLKIGDSFLDLPDGKQLSWQRGTPADLDLEGLRLPNTKLLLPLAFVESLQEELGVRRPQRGDHIHPYGMKGCKTVSRFFIDRHVPRRRREEAWLLCQGTEVVWIMGYAADRRFAIDELSDTEEYLLFSFEL, from the coding sequence ATGAAGATTTCCCTGACAAACCGTGTCCGAACGACGATCAGAGAGAGGAAGCTCTTCCGAGAAGGAAACCGCCTCGTACTGGTCGCTCTCAGCGGAGGTGCCGACTCGGTGGCTCTGCTCTGCGTATTGCGCGAATTGGGGTATGAGACGGTGGCGGCACACTGCAATTTCCACCTCCGAGGGGTAGAGAGCGATGAGGATGCAGCTTTCGTGGAGGGCCTATGCCGTGATCTGGATGTTCCGCTCCATCGGATCGACTTCGACACGGTTCGTTATGCTCGCGAACGGTCGATTTCGATCGAGATGGCTGCTCGAGAACTGCGTTACGAATGGTTCGGACTGTTGCGGAAAGAACTGGCTATCGAATACGTGGCGGTGGCACACCATGCCGACGACAATGCCGAAACCATGGTGCTGAACCTCTGTCGGGGAACGGGAATCAGCGGCCTGTGCGGGATGCCCTATAAGCGGAACGATGGTATCGTGCGCCCCCTGCTGGATGCCACACGGGATGAGATAGAGGCTTATCTGCTCGACCAAAAAATCACCTATCGTACGGACTCTTCCAATGAGGATACGCGCTTCCGGCGCAATCTGGTCAGACACCGGATCATGCCGCTATTAAAGGAGTTGAATCCGTCGCTTCAGGAGGCGTTGCTACGCACTCGGGAGAATCTGGAGGGCGTTGCAGCTTTTTTCTCGAAGGCAACGGAGGATTTTCACAATACATTGAGAGCAACCGCTTCGATAAGCATTCGGGAGGTCAAAGAAACACCTGCTCCGTTTACGCTGCTGTACGATCTGCTGCATCCGTACGGGTTCAACAGGGATCAGATACGGGAGGTGGTCACGTCTTTGGACAATCCTCCCGGAGCTTCTTTTTTCTCTTCTTCGCATCGTCTCTTACGTGAGAGGGATCGGCTTACGGTACTTCCCTTATCGCCAAAGATGGAGGTGCCGGAACTGTTCGGCCTTAAAATCGGAGATTCTTTCCTCGATCTGCCGGATGGAAAGCAACTGAGTTGGCAGCGCGGTACCCCTGCCGATTTGGACTTGGAGGGTCTGCGGCTTCCGAATACCAAGCTATTGTTGCCTTTGGCATTTGTAGAATCTTTACAGGAGGAGCTTGGGGTTCGCCGTCCGCAACGAGGGGATCATATTCATCCTTACGGGATGAAAGGCTGCAAGACGGTGAGCCGTTTCTTTATCGATCGTCACGTGCCACGACGCCGGAGGGAAGAGGCTTGGCTCCTTTGCCAAGGAACAGAAGTGGTATGGATCATGGGCTATGCGGCTGATCGGCGATTCGCCATCGATGAGCTGTCGGATACGGAAGAATATCTGCTCTTCTCTTTCGAGCTATAG
- a CDS encoding helix-turn-helix domain-containing protein: protein MNTKEYVLDFINRTNCNLFLTGNAGTGKTTLLRHIVQHTFKNCIVAAPTGIAALNAGGVTLHSLLQLPPGTFIPYEVSLESATGVNFLTPTSFWKQTRMHASKRKLLRNMELLIIDEVSMLRADTLDLIDFVLRRVRSNPRSFGGVQVLFIGDLMQLPPVVKPHEWELMSAIYQGVFFFHSMVIRQHPPVFLELETIYRQTDVRFTSLLNNLRHNRLPADDLTYLKDHVNPTFDSTCHEGYITLTTHNHKADQINRRALEALPALPHSYQAIIKGDFPEHLYPLEPTMTLKEGARVMFVRNDTRQLRRYYNGKIAVVHSLSPSSVVVRTDGGELIEVEPHEWTNVRYSVNPETNAPEQEVIGSFRLFPLRAAWAITVHKSQGLTFEHAAIDLEGVFVPGQAYVALSRMTGPEGMILLSPPDLRGLETPQELVEYAQTKPDEKELRTSLQENSLIYWKQQSDEAFDWQSLMNIWHKHSLSYREESELSSKSHYSDRAAEQSAKIDAMAEVAGRFRRQLAGLWGQSPLGFGAVKERIDKAVDYFLPQLSAIAGELSSTIQEVGMLKKAKQFAKELLELQDNLHTAVYRLLRLRAVFGALSAGQSLSRQELRTEELIAEWVRSVSPKDEALPTAAGNRKSKEKKAKEKKKTTHETTLELLLAGMSIEEVATERKLSPSTIEGHLALLIEKGRLAPDAYIDAGIVSELHPYFTNPSRIFELKSLYERLNGQYSYTLLRLYRAYFILMDAKEKGSRAREKAIEQAL from the coding sequence ATGAACACAAAAGAATATGTGCTGGACTTTATCAACCGCACGAACTGTAACCTTTTCCTTACCGGTAACGCGGGCACAGGCAAAACGACCCTGCTGCGCCATATAGTCCAACACACATTCAAAAACTGCATAGTAGCCGCTCCCACCGGAATAGCAGCGTTGAATGCCGGTGGGGTGACGCTGCATTCGCTTTTACAGCTTCCACCGGGAACATTCATTCCGTACGAGGTATCTCTCGAAAGTGCAACGGGCGTAAACTTCCTTACGCCAACATCTTTTTGGAAACAGACACGTATGCATGCTTCGAAGCGCAAATTGCTTCGAAACATGGAGTTGCTCATCATCGACGAAGTCAGCATGCTCCGTGCCGACACGCTGGATCTGATCGATTTTGTTCTTCGTCGCGTGCGGAGCAATCCCCGATCTTTCGGTGGAGTACAAGTCCTGTTTATCGGTGATCTTATGCAGCTTCCGCCGGTAGTCAAACCGCATGAATGGGAGCTAATGTCAGCAATCTATCAAGGCGTTTTCTTTTTTCATTCCATGGTGATTCGTCAGCATCCGCCGGTATTCCTCGAACTGGAAACCATATACCGGCAGACAGATGTACGCTTTACGTCCTTGCTGAACAACCTGCGCCACAATCGTCTGCCGGCAGACGACTTGACCTACCTGAAGGATCATGTGAATCCGACTTTCGACAGCACCTGTCACGAAGGCTATATTACGCTGACAACGCATAATCACAAAGCCGATCAGATCAATCGACGCGCTTTGGAAGCCTTACCTGCACTGCCCCATTCCTACCAAGCGATCATCAAAGGCGATTTTCCGGAACATCTATATCCTTTGGAGCCGACGATGACGTTGAAAGAAGGTGCCAGAGTGATGTTCGTTCGCAATGATACTCGCCAACTTAGACGCTACTACAACGGGAAAATAGCCGTAGTCCACTCCCTTTCTCCTTCCTCGGTAGTCGTTCGGACTGACGGCGGAGAGCTTATAGAGGTAGAGCCACACGAGTGGACCAACGTCCGCTACTCCGTGAACCCCGAGACCAATGCCCCCGAACAGGAAGTAATCGGCAGCTTCCGCCTTTTTCCGCTTCGAGCCGCTTGGGCTATCACCGTGCACAAGAGCCAAGGACTGACTTTCGAACACGCCGCCATAGATCTGGAAGGTGTCTTCGTTCCCGGTCAGGCCTACGTAGCCCTGTCACGTATGACGGGCCCTGAAGGGATGATACTGCTCTCCCCTCCCGATCTGCGTGGGTTGGAAACTCCCCAAGAACTGGTCGAATATGCACAGACGAAGCCCGACGAAAAAGAACTCCGGACTTCTTTGCAGGAAAACAGTCTTATCTATTGGAAGCAGCAATCCGACGAGGCTTTCGACTGGCAGAGCTTGATGAATATATGGCACAAACACAGTCTCAGCTATCGGGAGGAGAGCGAGCTGAGCAGCAAAAGCCATTATAGCGATAGAGCAGCCGAACAATCGGCCAAGATAGATGCGATGGCGGAAGTAGCCGGACGTTTTCGCCGGCAACTTGCCGGCCTTTGGGGGCAGTCTCCGCTTGGATTCGGTGCCGTCAAAGAGCGAATTGACAAAGCCGTGGACTATTTCCTGCCACAACTTTCTGCCATAGCAGGCGAACTTTCCTCCACGATCCAAGAAGTCGGAATGCTGAAAAAAGCCAAACAGTTTGCGAAAGAACTGCTCGAGCTACAGGACAATCTTCATACCGCCGTGTACCGCCTGCTTCGCTTACGAGCCGTTTTCGGTGCTCTCTCTGCCGGCCAAAGCCTTAGCAGACAGGAACTTCGGACGGAAGAGCTGATAGCCGAATGGGTACGCAGCGTTTCACCCAAGGACGAAGCCCTGCCAACAGCCGCCGGCAATCGAAAGAGTAAAGAGAAAAAAGCCAAGGAAAAGAAAAAGACTACCCACGAGACAACGCTCGAATTGCTACTGGCAGGTATGAGCATAGAAGAGGTCGCTACCGAGCGGAAACTCAGTCCGAGTACCATCGAAGGGCACCTTGCCCTTTTGATAGAGAAAGGACGATTGGCTCCCGATGCCTATATAGATGCAGGTATCGTTTCCGAATTACACCCCTATTTCACCAATCCCTCTCGCATATTCGAGCTCAAATCCTTGTATGAACGTCTCAATGGACAGTATTCCTATACCCTACTCCGCCTTTACCGTGCTTATTTTATCCTGATGGATGCGAAGGAGAAAGGCTCCCGGGCAAGAGAAAAAGCCATCGAGCAAGCTCTATAG
- a CDS encoding YtxH domain-containing protein, protein MSSQGKFSLGLLVGLAIGAAAAYFADREKRTRFVEDINSTADKVKDSVVEGYYEAKNRYQKYRRKMKGITEDMVEEIGDKYDEVLDDLRSE, encoded by the coding sequence ATGAGCTCACAAGGAAAGTTTTCTCTCGGTCTGTTAGTGGGCCTTGCTATTGGGGCTGCCGCTGCTTATTTCGCTGATCGTGAAAAGCGTACTCGCTTCGTTGAAGACATCAACAGTACAGCCGACAAAGTAAAGGATAGCGTGGTGGAAGGCTATTATGAAGCCAAGAATCGCTACCAGAAGTACCGTAGGAAAATGAAGGGAATCACCGAAGATATGGTGGAAGAGATCGGTGACAAGTACGACGAAGTACTCGACGATCTCAGAAGTGAATAA
- the dapA gene encoding 4-hydroxy-tetrahydrodipicolinate synthase: protein MDRAQLRGMGVALITPFDEKGEVDHESLRLLADYQVAGGADYIVALGTTGESPTIEEAERSAILQTVREAVAGRCPIIVGAGGNYTERLVNRIQAMDKTGVDAILSVAPYYNKPTQEGIYRHYRTLAESTDTSIILYNVPGRTGVNIKSETTLRLATDCPNIIGIKEASGNVDQVRAIVLEKPDPFIVLSGDDHLSLSFIKEGAEGVISVIGNAYPELFSRLIHLCLENRFEEAETIQQRLEGMCYLMFVDGNPAGIKELLYQKGLIRHNILRLPLVSASDSTSTLIARVRNQIEQR from the coding sequence ATGGACAGAGCACAGTTGCGAGGTATGGGGGTTGCCCTGATTACCCCTTTCGACGAAAAGGGAGAGGTAGACCACGAATCGCTTCGACTTTTAGCGGATTATCAGGTAGCGGGAGGTGCCGACTACATCGTAGCACTTGGCACAACGGGTGAATCGCCCACCATCGAGGAAGCCGAGCGCTCTGCGATATTGCAAACAGTCAGAGAGGCGGTGGCAGGACGGTGTCCGATCATCGTTGGAGCCGGAGGCAACTACACCGAACGCCTCGTCAATCGGATTCAAGCCATGGACAAGACCGGTGTAGATGCCATCTTATCCGTTGCTCCTTACTACAACAAACCCACGCAAGAAGGCATTTATAGACATTATAGGACTTTGGCCGAATCTACTGATACGTCCATCATCCTCTACAATGTCCCCGGGCGAACGGGTGTGAATATTAAGTCCGAAACCACTCTCAGATTGGCTACAGACTGTCCGAATATCATCGGCATCAAAGAAGCTTCGGGCAATGTGGATCAAGTGCGTGCAATAGTGCTGGAAAAACCCGATCCTTTCATTGTCCTATCAGGCGACGATCATCTCTCCCTTTCCTTTATAAAGGAAGGAGCCGAAGGAGTTATTTCCGTGATCGGAAATGCCTATCCGGAGCTTTTCAGTCGTTTGATACATCTGTGTTTGGAAAACCGATTTGAAGAAGCCGAAACCATCCAACAACGACTGGAAGGAATGTGCTACCTGATGTTTGTCGATGGTAATCCGGCCGGAATCAAGGAATTGCTCTATCAAAAGGGTCTCATCCGTCACAATATACTAAGGCTGCCGCTTGTATCTGCATCGGACTCTACCTCTACTTTGATTGCCAGAGTTCGCAATCAGATCGAACAGCGGTAA
- the bioD gene encoding dethiobiotin synthase, producing MPIIPSKVLFVTGIDTNIGKTYATAFLFDKLSESGQKVITQKLVQTGCVGASEDIEAHRRLTGYPTMEEDGLGLTCPYIFSYPASPHFAAEIDGKRVDCKIIDQATETLLSRGYDRILLEGAGGLMVPITKDYLTADFIADRDYPIALVTSGRLGSINHTLLNLELCRHRGISVESIVYNLYPAEDDRIIANTLDYLRFYLHKYHPDTQLMVMPERN from the coding sequence ATGCCCATCATTCCCTCTAAAGTCCTGTTTGTAACCGGAATAGACACGAATATCGGGAAAACCTATGCCACGGCTTTTCTTTTCGACAAGCTCTCCGAGTCAGGGCAAAAGGTCATCACCCAAAAGCTCGTACAGACGGGATGTGTAGGTGCTTCGGAGGATATAGAAGCACACCGTCGTCTGACCGGATACCCTACAATGGAAGAAGATGGTTTGGGACTTACTTGCCCCTATATTTTCAGTTATCCGGCTTCTCCTCACTTTGCAGCCGAGATAGATGGTAAAAGGGTGGACTGCAAGATAATAGACCAAGCCACTGAAACTCTCCTCTCTCGTGGCTACGATCGCATCCTTCTGGAAGGAGCCGGCGGACTGATGGTGCCCATCACCAAGGACTATCTTACAGCTGATTTTATAGCTGACAGAGATTATCCTATTGCACTCGTGACGAGTGGCCGACTGGGGAGTATCAACCACACGCTACTCAATCTGGAATTGTGCCGACATAGAGGTATTTCGGTCGAATCCATTGTCTACAATCTTTATCCTGCCGAAGACGACCGTATTATTGCTAACACCCTTGATTATCTCCGTTTCTATCTGCATAAATATCATCCCGATACGCAACTTATGGTGATGCCGGAACGGAATTGA
- a CDS encoding OmpA family protein, producing MKKSSVVASALAVALVFAGCGLNNMAKGGLIGAGVGGAIGAGVGNVAGNTAVGAIVGTAVGGAAGALIGKKMDKQKKELEAAVPDATIQTVNDGEAILVTFDSGILFATNSSTLSPNSRTALTKFAANMNKNPDTDIRIVGHTDNTGSDKINDPLSERRAASVYSFLNSQGVSMSRMAAEGRGSHEPVADNSTVAGRSANRRVEVYILPNAKMIEQAQQGTLK from the coding sequence ATGAAGAAATCAAGTGTAGTAGCCTCAGCTTTGGCTGTGGCTCTCGTGTTCGCCGGTTGCGGACTGAACAATATGGCAAAAGGCGGCCTTATCGGCGCCGGAGTAGGAGGCGCCATTGGTGCCGGAGTAGGTAACGTAGCCGGAAATACGGCTGTCGGTGCCATCGTCGGTACTGCAGTCGGTGGAGCAGCCGGTGCTCTCATCGGAAAGAAGATGGACAAGCAGAAAAAAGAACTGGAGGCCGCAGTACCCGATGCTACGATTCAGACAGTAAATGACGGAGAGGCTATTCTGGTTACTTTCGATAGCGGTATCCTCTTTGCGACGAACTCCAGCACTCTGAGTCCCAACTCACGCACTGCGCTGACGAAGTTTGCTGCAAACATGAACAAAAACCCCGACACGGATATTCGTATCGTAGGCCATACGGACAATACCGGCTCCGACAAGATCAACGATCCTCTGTCTGAGAGACGTGCAGCCAGCGTATATTCTTTCCTGAATTCTCAGGGTGTGAGTATGTCGCGCATGGCAGCCGAAGGGCGTGGGAGCCATGAACCGGTTGCAGACAATAGCACAGTTGCCGGACGTTCGGCCAACCGCCGTGTGGAGGTTTATATCTTGCCGAATGCCAAGATGATCGAACAAGCACAGCAAGGTACGCTGAAGTAA